A region from the Palaemon carinicauda isolate YSFRI2023 chromosome 9, ASM3689809v2, whole genome shotgun sequence genome encodes:
- the LOC137646684 gene encoding uncharacterized protein, which produces MNAINSGRLQVLANDLKSTERLGDQVMNKRNYSILEAEKELPILNFQSVKKKKKKKKKKKKKELQSHSKNMKKKEKKKKKKKKKELQSHSKNMKKKKKEKKKKKKKKKKKKKKKTKKKKRKKKELQSHGTQMKKKKKKKKKKKKELQSQSKKQEEEEEEEEEEEEEEEGGIAEPQQKHEKEEEEEEGIAEPQQKKKEEEGIAEPQQKHEEEEKKEEEEEEEEEEEEEEEGKKARCRATAKT; this is translated from the exons ATGAACGCAATTAACAGCGGTCGATTGCAGGTATTGGCAAACGACCTGAAATCAACAGAGCGTTTGGGGGACCAAGTCATGAATAAACGAAACTATTCAATACTGGAAGCTGAAAAGGAGCTTCCCATTTTGAATTTCCAGTCCGT taagaagaagaagaagaagaagaagaagaagaagaagaaggaattgcAGAGCCACAGCAAAAAcatgaagaagaaggagaagaagaagaagaagaagaagaagaaggaattgcAGAGCCACAGCAaaaacatgaagaagaagaagaaggagaagaagaagaagaagaagaagaagaagaagaagaagaagaagaagacgaagaagaagaaaaggaagaagaaggaaTTGCAGAGCCACGGCAcacaaatgaagaagaagaagaagaagaagaagaagaagaagaaggaattgcAGAGCCAGagcaaaaaacaagaagaagaagaagaagaagaagaagaagaagaagaagaagaagaaggaggaattGCAGAGCCACAGCAAAaacatgaaaaagaagaagaagaagaagaaggaattgcagagccacagcaaaaaaaaaaggaagaagaaggaaTTGCAGAGCCACAGCAAAAAcatgaagaagaagagaagaaagaagaagaagaagaagaagaagaagaagaagaagaagaagaagaaggaaagaaagcCAGATGCAGAGCCACAGCAAAAacatga